A DNA window from Helianthus annuus cultivar XRQ/B chromosome 15, HanXRQr2.0-SUNRISE, whole genome shotgun sequence contains the following coding sequences:
- the LOC110912162 gene encoding probable pectinesterase/pectinesterase inhibitor 60 has product MVHKHINFFMSFSLSIIIIFCSFFVSTQAAEVSLSRDINGWCQTTPHPGHCMHYLTGDKHRVLARKKDFRILALEAALGQSHYTQQCAINLDKTGRSKRKKSVSKDCCKLVNTTIVQLNETLTGLKTRKISDFVAQTWLSSALTNLQVCFSGSSELNLTDFVSPIKTSNLTEMISNTLAINDQFFLKNTQVSDHNEEFPIWVTKKDRKLMVSESVYSKANVTVSQAKGSRFRTIQSALDYAASINRGDGRFIIYIKRGVYRENVEIGYDLKNIMFLGDGLRYTIITGNRSVAGGFTTYSTATVGVDGTGFIARGITFRNTAGPEKAQAVALRSASDLSVFYACSFEGYQDTLFALSQRQFYKLCYVYGTIDFIFGNAAVVFQNCMILARRPLTGQANMITAQGRGDPFQNTGISIHNSRVMAAPDLKPVVGSVRTYLGRPWQEYSRTVYMKTYIDTHVSPQGWSPWGNTDFAFNTLYFGEYGCFGPGSAIQNRVTWPGYHVIKSPSEALPFTVERLITGRAWLRATGVPFIAGL; this is encoded by the exons ATGGTTCACAAGCACATCAACTTTTTCATGTCATTTTCACTATCCATAATCATCATCTTCTGTTCATTCTTTGTATCAACTCAAGCAGCCGAGGTGTCGCTCAGCCGCGACATCAATGGGTGGTGTCAAACAACCCCTCATCCGGGTCATTGCATGCATTACCTAACCGGTGACAAGCATCGTGTGCTGGCACGCAAAAAAGATTTTCGAATCTTGGCGTTGGAAGCGGCGTTGGGTCAG TCACATTACACTCAACAATGTGCTATCAATCTCGATAAAACTGGCCGGAGCAAACGAAAGAAATCAGTCTCTAAAGACTGTTGCAAGCTGGTAAACACCACCATTGTTCAACTAAACGAAACCTTAACCGGGCTCAAAACGCGTAAAATCTCCGACTTCGTTGCTCAGACATGGCTCAGCTCCGCACTGACCAATCTCCAAGTCTGTTTCTCCGGCTCAAGCGAGCTGAATTTAACCGACTTTGTGTCGCCCATCAAGACGAGTAACTTAACCGAGATGATAAGCAATACTTTGGCTATCAATGATCAGTTTTTCTTGAAAAACACACAAGTTTCTGATCATAATGAGGAGTTTCCGATATGGGTCACGAAGAAAGATCGAAAACTGATGGTGTCTGAGTCGGTTTACTCTAAGGCGAATGTGACTGTATCGCAGGCGAAAGGGAGCAGGTTTAGGACGATACAATCGGCTCTTGATTACGCGGCGAGTATTAACCGAGGGGATGGAaggtttattatatatattaaacgaGGTGTGTATCGAGAGAACGTTGAGATCGGATATGATCTTAAAAACATCATGTTTCTAGGGGACGGATTGCGCTACACGATTATTACCGGTAATCGGAGTGTCGCCGGAGGTTTCACTACCTATAGCACCGCCACCGTTG GTGTGGATGGGACTGGATTCATAGCACGTGGCATAACTTTCCGGAACACCGCGGGCCCGGAAAAGGCTCAAGCCGTGGCGCTTCGGTCTGCATCCGATCTATCGGTCTTTTATGCTTGTAGCTTTGAAGGCTACCAAGACACGCTCTTCGCTCTATCTCAACGGCAATTTTATAAACTTTGTTATGTTTATGGAACCATTGACTTCATATTTGGTAATGCCGCGGTTGTGTTTCAAAATTGCATGATTTTAGCAAGAAGACCGCTTACAGGACAAGCGAATATGATAACGGCTCAGGGTCGTGGTGATCCATTTCAAAACACGGGGATATCAATTCATAATTCCCGTGTGATGGCTGCACCGGATTTAAAGCCTGTGGTGGGGTCGGTCCGTACCTATTTGGGCCGACCCTGGCAAGAGTATTCAAGGACCGTTTACATGAAAACGTACATTGATACTCATGTCAGTCCACAAGGATGGTCACCATGGGGGAACACTGACTTCGCGTTTAACACATTGTATTTTGGGGAATATGGATGCTTTGGGCCTGGTTCAGCAATCCAAAACCGGGTCACATGGCCCGGATACCATGTTATAAAGAGCCCAAGTGAAGCATTACCTTTCACGGTGGAAAGGCTTATAACGGGCCGGGCTTGGCTGCGGGCTACTGGAGTTCCATTCATTGCAGGGTTGTAA